In Parasphingorhabdus halotolerans, a single window of DNA contains:
- a CDS encoding TauD/TfdA dioxygenase family protein codes for MQITKASDAVGAIVEDIDVKSLSDGQFAEVRNAFQKHGALFFKNQNLTPEDHIAFAERWGNIDFNRFFKQREGYPAIAEVLKEPDQQLNIGGGWHTDHSYDEIPAMGSILYALEIPPSGGDTLFAGMAAAYEALDDDMKERIKDLKARHGNAHIFGEESEYRKAVGDRYTNADQAGQTAVHPIVLTHPESGAKGLYVNPGFTLEIVDMEPEESKALLQELYAHIMQDRFHHRHKWSEGDLAMWDNRATWHYALNDYQGHRRYLNRITIEGVALG; via the coding sequence ATGCAAATTACCAAAGCCAGCGATGCGGTCGGGGCTATTGTTGAGGATATTGATGTCAAATCGCTGAGCGATGGTCAATTCGCCGAAGTCCGGAATGCCTTTCAGAAACACGGCGCTTTGTTTTTCAAAAATCAGAACCTGACGCCCGAAGATCATATTGCCTTTGCCGAACGCTGGGGCAACATCGATTTCAACCGCTTCTTCAAACAGCGCGAAGGCTATCCCGCGATTGCCGAAGTGCTCAAAGAGCCCGACCAGCAGCTTAATATCGGTGGTGGCTGGCACACCGATCACAGCTATGATGAAATTCCGGCGATGGGCTCGATCCTCTACGCACTGGAAATCCCGCCCAGCGGTGGCGACACATTATTTGCCGGAATGGCAGCGGCCTATGAAGCGCTCGATGATGACATGAAAGAACGGATTAAAGACCTGAAAGCCCGTCACGGCAACGCGCATATTTTTGGCGAAGAAAGCGAATATCGCAAGGCCGTTGGTGATCGCTACACCAATGCCGATCAGGCCGGGCAAACGGCCGTCCATCCGATCGTGCTCACCCACCCCGAAAGCGGCGCGAAAGGGCTGTACGTCAATCCCGGTTTCACACTGGAAATTGTCGATATGGAGCCCGAAGAAAGCAAGGCGCTGCTACAGGAGCTGTACGCCCACATCATGCAGGACCGTTTCCACCATCGCCACAAATGGAGCGAGGGCGATCTGGCGATGTGGGACAACCGCGCGACGTGGCATTATGCGCTGAATGATTATCAGGGGCATCGGCGCTATCTGAACCGGATTACGATTGAGGGTGTGGCGCTGGGGTAG
- a CDS encoding SDR family oxidoreductase, producing MTAAKLNRRQLIAATAATGAVLATGPASAAETSAPDLKGKSILITGCSSGFGYLGAIHYAKLGAKVFATMRGLPRPEGAALGKAAKDGKLDVTLLELDVLSDESVNTAVAEAERLNGGALDVIINNAGIGTGAPVELQDIEAMQLLFETNVLGYQRVARAALPAMRAKKSGAIFNVSSQLGRVMVPGMGLYSSTKFAVESMSEQMAYELVPHGVDVTIVQPGGFPTKIWENGNKLTAPMLERADEERKAAYPELVAGALRDGGGSTDPMDIPRAIASIIAMAPGKRPLRLPVHPGGKPQIGINDVSAKTQVAMLGNSPFGPWVKDVNGRG from the coding sequence ATGACCGCCGCAAAACTGAATCGTCGCCAGTTAATCGCCGCCACTGCCGCAACAGGCGCTGTGCTTGCCACGGGCCCCGCCAGCGCCGCTGAAACGAGCGCGCCCGATCTAAAAGGCAAATCCATTTTGATCACCGGCTGCTCTTCGGGATTCGGCTATCTCGGCGCAATTCATTATGCCAAACTGGGCGCGAAGGTTTTTGCAACCATGCGAGGCTTGCCGCGACCTGAAGGCGCTGCGCTGGGAAAGGCAGCGAAGGACGGAAAGCTCGATGTGACGTTGCTGGAGCTTGATGTCTTGTCGGATGAGTCGGTGAACACAGCGGTGGCCGAGGCCGAACGTCTGAACGGTGGCGCGCTCGATGTTATCATCAACAACGCCGGTATTGGCACCGGCGCGCCGGTCGAGTTGCAGGATATCGAGGCGATGCAGTTGCTGTTTGAGACCAATGTGCTCGGCTATCAACGGGTGGCGCGCGCGGCGCTGCCGGCTATGCGGGCAAAGAAATCGGGAGCGATTTTCAATGTGTCCTCGCAGCTTGGCCGGGTGATGGTGCCGGGCATGGGACTGTATAGTTCGACCAAATTTGCGGTGGAATCGATGAGCGAGCAAATGGCTTATGAGCTTGTGCCGCATGGCGTTGATGTCACCATCGTCCAGCCCGGCGGGTTCCCGACCAAAATCTGGGAAAATGGAAATAAACTGACCGCCCCGATGCTGGAGCGTGCAGATGAAGAGCGCAAAGCGGCCTATCCCGAACTGGTTGCTGGTGCATTGCGCGACGGCGGTGGCTCGACTGATCCGATGGATATTCCGCGCGCAATCGCTAGCATAATTGCAATGGCTCCGGGTAAACGTCCGCTGCGCTTGCCGGTGCATCCTGGCGGCAAACCGCAGATCGGGATAAATGACGTCAGCGCGAAAACGCAGGTTGCGATGCTCGGCAATTCGCCCTTTGGGCCTTGGGTGAAGGATGTTAACGGGCGCGGTTAG
- a CDS encoding helix-turn-helix domain-containing protein codes for MQSEFGSILKEWRKVRRFSQLDLSLEAEMSARHLSFLESGRSNPSREMVLRLSDALQLPRPAANQALNAAGFAPVYPSLPDDAPELAPVNQAIDMMLSHHDPFPGIAVDRHWNVVKSNNGAQMLLALASPDGTANMMDILINSAGLDLIENWDEAAMLSLTRLRTEILELGGDEKLAALMQRLANHERVKQIDMSAINLNQAVIPTILRIGEKRLSLFSTIAQFGSVQDTRAGETKIELMFPMDEETVQFFAR; via the coding sequence ATGCAAAGCGAATTTGGCAGCATATTGAAGGAGTGGCGCAAGGTGCGCCGCTTCAGCCAGCTTGACCTTAGCCTGGAAGCGGAAATGTCCGCGCGGCATTTGAGCTTTCTGGAATCGGGTCGATCAAACCCCAGCCGCGAGATGGTGCTGCGGCTCTCAGATGCACTGCAACTCCCGCGACCCGCCGCCAATCAGGCCTTGAACGCCGCCGGCTTTGCTCCGGTCTATCCCAGCCTGCCCGATGATGCCCCCGAACTGGCTCCGGTCAATCAGGCGATTGACATGATGCTCAGCCACCATGATCCCTTCCCCGGCATCGCGGTGGACCGGCACTGGAATGTAGTAAAATCCAACAACGGCGCGCAGATGTTGCTGGCGCTCGCCAGTCCCGACGGCACTGCCAATATGATGGACATATTGATCAACAGCGCCGGGCTTGATCTGATTGAGAACTGGGACGAGGCTGCAATGCTCTCGCTGACCCGTCTGCGTACCGAAATATTGGAACTGGGTGGGGATGAAAAGCTCGCGGCGCTTATGCAGCGCCTCGCCAATCATGAGCGCGTCAAGCAAATCGACATGAGCGCGATCAACCTCAATCAGGCGGTTATTCCAACGATCCTTCGCATCGGCGAAAAGCGATTGTCTTTGTTTTCGACCATCGCCCAGTTTGGGAGCGTGCAAGATACCAGGGCAGGAGAAACGAAGATCGAGTTGATGTTCCCGATGGACGAGGAAACCGTTCAGTTTTTCGCAAGATAA
- the bla gene encoding subclass B3 metallo-beta-lactamase has protein sequence MTISKRGLLAIGLCLASCTTAAPPVADTQPDTLSKIDTMIDSGELDMSGWQKNMPDWFASVEPFKVIGEDQGAVYFVGTKGLGMYFIPTKDGHIVIDGGMPGQGRYVADAITKLGYDPQDVKILLNSHAHLDHSGGLAELKTLTGAQLLASEGDRSALEGGFYLGSEKESYLNAPPVKVDAIIADGKTVSLGGVTLTAHITPGHSRGCTSWMMDVKQGSESFKTLFFCSASVAANRLIGPPQYEGIVEDYRKTFAITKDWQPDIFLSNHPEFFGMAGKQEKLDSGDPLAFVDRDGFPVFIAKMKSDFEAALQKQMLKHNAIMN, from the coding sequence ATGACAATCTCGAAACGCGGCCTGTTGGCGATTGGCTTGTGCCTCGCCAGCTGCACCACTGCTGCTCCACCGGTAGCGGACACCCAGCCCGACACGCTGTCCAAAATCGACACCATGATCGATTCCGGCGAGCTGGACATGTCTGGCTGGCAGAAAAATATGCCCGACTGGTTCGCATCGGTGGAGCCGTTCAAGGTCATCGGCGAAGATCAGGGCGCGGTTTATTTTGTCGGCACCAAGGGACTTGGGATGTATTTCATTCCCACCAAGGATGGTCATATCGTGATCGACGGCGGGATGCCGGGGCAGGGGCGATATGTCGCCGATGCGATCACAAAACTGGGCTATGATCCGCAGGATGTGAAAATTCTGCTCAACAGCCATGCGCATCTCGATCATTCGGGCGGTCTGGCTGAATTGAAGACGTTGACCGGTGCGCAGTTGCTGGCGAGCGAGGGCGACCGTTCGGCTCTGGAAGGCGGCTTCTATCTCGGCTCGGAAAAGGAGAGCTATCTGAACGCGCCGCCGGTGAAGGTCGATGCAATCATAGCAGACGGGAAGACTGTATCTCTGGGCGGCGTCACCCTGACCGCCCATATCACGCCGGGACATTCCCGTGGCTGCACTAGCTGGATGATGGATGTGAAGCAGGGCAGCGAGAGCTTCAAGACGCTGTTTTTCTGTTCTGCCTCGGTGGCGGCCAACCGCCTGATCGGACCGCCGCAATATGAGGGGATCGTAGAGGATTACCGCAAGACATTCGCGATCACCAAGGATTGGCAACCGGATATATTTCTGTCCAACCATCCGGAATTTTTTGGCATGGCGGGCAAGCAGGAGAAGCTGGATTCTGGCGATCCGCTGGCTTTTGTCGACCGCGACGGCTTCCCCGTCTTTATTGCAAAAATGAAAAGCGATTTTGAAGCGGCGCTGCAAAAACAGATGCTCAAACATAACGCCATCATGAACTAG
- a CDS encoding nuclear transport factor 2 family protein — MGQAKALAEQFWDIQINGSHVDLLPLFADNAVFEDPAIGRVEGKPAIAKLLAHLDKLFAGNPPQFEVLEIAGDETVAWSRWIWKRPQGDVEGVGLYRVQDGKFISYRDVFAVPENLADSS, encoded by the coding sequence ATGGGACAGGCAAAGGCGCTGGCCGAGCAATTCTGGGACATTCAGATCAATGGCAGCCATGTGGATCTGCTGCCACTCTTCGCTGATAATGCGGTGTTTGAAGACCCTGCGATTGGGCGGGTTGAAGGCAAGCCTGCCATCGCAAAATTGCTCGCCCATCTGGACAAATTATTCGCAGGTAATCCGCCGCAGTTTGAAGTGCTGGAAATTGCCGGAGACGAGACGGTCGCGTGGTCGCGCTGGATTTGGAAGCGGCCACAGGGCGATGTTGAAGGGGTGGGGCTTTACCGGGTGCAGGATGGGAAGTTCATTTCCTATCGCGACGTTTTTGCGGTGCCGGAAAATTTGGCTGATTCAAGCTGA
- a CDS encoding PilZ domain-containing protein — MASTAQNNDMTTRSENRVQCPFVGQLRRGAGMMQPVTIRDMSSGGLQATCFNAPSEGERVTVRFDNGRSVHGLVRWVRKGVFGVEFQAPVNVSMVTENAKTHPLRRSTDIR, encoded by the coding sequence ATGGCTTCAACGGCACAAAATAATGACATGACAACACGGAGTGAAAACCGTGTTCAATGTCCATTTGTCGGTCAATTGCGCCGCGGTGCGGGGATGATGCAGCCGGTCACGATCCGCGACATGTCATCAGGCGGCCTTCAGGCGACCTGTTTCAACGCGCCGAGCGAAGGGGAACGGGTTACCGTACGCTTCGACAATGGCCGCAGCGTGCATGGCTTGGTGCGCTGGGTGCGCAAAGGTGTCTTCGGTGTGGAATTTCAGGCGCCGGTCAATGTTTCCATGGTCACGGAAAATGCAAAAACCCATCCGTTGCGACGCAGCACCGATATTCGCTGA
- a CDS encoding DUF1674 domain-containing protein, with the protein MDKNDRKPGDRPNHVKPPAHLSKSKPVPEPDPLEKTDEILEKSGPTRYGDWEHKGLAIDF; encoded by the coding sequence ATGGACAAAAACGATAGAAAACCTGGCGATCGCCCTAACCACGTAAAACCGCCCGCACATCTTTCCAAAAGCAAGCCGGTGCCAGAACCTGATCCGCTGGAAAAAACCGACGAGATATTGGAGAAAAGCGGGCCGACCCGTTATGGCGACTGGGAGCATAAAGGCCTGGCGATTGATTTTTGA
- a CDS encoding M48 family metalloprotease, with translation MNMMKTTMLLAALTALFMVMGFSLGGPRGAILAFMVAAGMNLFTYWNADKIVLKMHNAVEVDASSHPEFYGMVQRLAQRAGLPMPKVYIVDQAQPNAFATGRDPEHSAVAATTGLLNMLSHDEVEGVMAHELGHVKNRDTLIMTMVATIAGAVSMLANFGMFFRSNRGLAGILAVLVAPFAAMIVQMAISRTREFGADKSAAKISGKPLALASALAKISSEAQHIRNPVAERNPAAAQLYIVPSGVKQMFSTHPPTEDRIAALQDMAGAFGGGGTDSWSSRPDEVGDMSGLRKRSALDPRGPR, from the coding sequence ATGAATATGATGAAGACAACAATGTTGCTGGCGGCACTGACCGCTTTGTTCATGGTCATGGGTTTCTCGTTAGGCGGCCCGCGTGGTGCTATTCTGGCGTTCATGGTCGCAGCAGGGATGAACCTGTTTACTTACTGGAACGCCGACAAGATCGTTCTGAAAATGCACAATGCTGTGGAGGTCGATGCTTCCAGCCATCCGGAATTTTATGGCATGGTGCAGCGGCTCGCGCAGCGCGCCGGGTTGCCGATGCCAAAGGTCTATATTGTCGATCAGGCGCAGCCCAATGCTTTTGCAACCGGGCGCGATCCTGAACATTCGGCCGTCGCGGCGACCACCGGACTGCTCAATATGCTCAGCCACGATGAAGTGGAAGGTGTGATGGCGCACGAGCTGGGTCATGTGAAAAACCGCGATACGCTGATCATGACGATGGTGGCGACCATTGCCGGTGCCGTTTCCATGCTAGCCAATTTCGGGATGTTCTTTCGCAGCAACAGAGGGCTGGCCGGGATTCTGGCCGTCCTGGTTGCGCCTTTCGCCGCGATGATCGTGCAAATGGCGATCAGCCGGACCCGCGAGTTTGGCGCGGATAAATCCGCCGCGAAGATTAGCGGGAAACCGCTGGCGCTGGCTTCCGCTTTGGCGAAAATTTCAAGCGAGGCGCAACATATTCGCAATCCTGTTGCAGAGCGCAATCCTGCTGCCGCGCAGCTGTATATTGTGCCCTCTGGCGTGAAGCAGATGTTTTCCACACACCCGCCGACGGAAGACCGGATTGCCGCGCTGCAGGATATGGCCGGTGCATTTGGCGGCGGCGGAACAGATAGCTGGTCCAGTCGCCCCGATGAAGTGGGTGATATGAGCGGCCTCAGGAAGCGCAGCGCGCTGGATCCTAGAGGGCCGCGATAA
- a CDS encoding RsmB/NOP family class I SAM-dependent RNA methyltransferase: MNEPNAKIPGLAARQSAIRLLDAVCRRGETLDQAMPAATGKLSNPSDKSLAHNIAANVLRWMSALDAMIDSATRNRLADDAKPRMALRIALVQVLILETPQHAAISTALPLVHGGPRRLVHGVFSTVMRGIESGKLKLPEYPAIPEETENRWMQNWGPDIGDAASQAWSKPALLDLSFRDENVGEFIQQFEGESLAPKHLRMLPSVPLTQLPGFDEGAFWVQDLAASIPARLLGEGNVDGGAKTVLDFCAAPGGKTMQLASNGWKVISVDNNAKRMERFHDNLSRTKLEAETVIADLMKWKPSEPADAVLFDAPCSATGIFRRHPDVLHCIGSRQIADRAEVQRALLERVAPCVKPGGVLVYAVCSLEPEEGEEQIEGLLEKRDDFEIEKVTSGELPDGIEPQADGTVRTLPNMLAEQGYLDGFYIARLRRKS; this comes from the coding sequence ATGAACGAACCCAACGCAAAAATCCCCGGTCTCGCTGCTCGCCAGTCCGCTATCCGGCTGCTCGACGCTGTATGTCGGCGCGGCGAGACGCTCGATCAGGCGATGCCAGCGGCGACCGGCAAGCTTTCCAATCCTTCGGACAAATCGCTTGCCCACAATATTGCGGCCAATGTGCTGCGCTGGATGAGCGCGCTGGATGCGATGATTGACAGCGCAACCCGCAACCGGCTTGCCGATGATGCCAAACCGCGGATGGCTCTGCGTATCGCGCTGGTGCAAGTGCTGATTCTGGAAACACCCCAGCATGCCGCCATTTCAACCGCTTTGCCGCTGGTTCATGGCGGTCCGCGGCGGCTGGTGCATGGCGTGTTCTCGACAGTGATGCGCGGCATTGAATCCGGCAAGCTCAAGCTGCCGGAATACCCTGCGATCCCTGAGGAAACCGAGAACCGCTGGATGCAGAATTGGGGTCCGGATATTGGCGATGCGGCTTCACAGGCATGGTCCAAACCCGCATTGCTCGATTTAAGTTTTCGGGATGAAAATGTTGGAGAATTTATCCAGCAATTCGAAGGCGAAAGCCTCGCTCCAAAACACCTCAGGATGCTTCCATCTGTTCCATTGACCCAGCTACCTGGCTTTGATGAGGGCGCGTTTTGGGTGCAGGATCTGGCCGCATCGATACCAGCGCGCCTGCTCGGAGAAGGCAATGTTGATGGTGGGGCAAAGACCGTGCTTGATTTTTGTGCAGCGCCCGGCGGCAAGACGATGCAACTGGCGAGCAATGGCTGGAAAGTGATCTCGGTCGACAATAATGCAAAACGCATGGAGCGCTTTCACGATAATTTGAGCCGCACCAAGCTCGAGGCCGAAACCGTTATTGCGGACTTGATGAAGTGGAAACCGTCCGAGCCAGCAGACGCTGTCTTGTTCGATGCACCATGCAGTGCGACTGGCATTTTCCGGCGTCATCCCGATGTGCTACATTGCATCGGCTCGCGCCAGATAGCGGACCGCGCTGAAGTGCAACGTGCCTTGCTTGAGCGCGTAGCGCCGTGCGTGAAGCCGGGCGGTGTTCTCGTGTATGCGGTCTGTTCGCTGGAACCGGAAGAGGGCGAAGAACAGATCGAAGGACTTCTGGAAAAGCGGGATGATTTCGAGATTGAAAAAGTCACCAGTGGTGAGTTGCCCGATGGCATAGAACCACAAGCTGACGGAACGGTTCGCACGCTGCCCAATATGCTTGCCGAACAGGGTTATCTTGACGGTTTCTATATCGCGAGATTGCGCCGCAAAAGCTGA
- the rpe gene encoding ribulose-phosphate 3-epimerase, which translates to MSHNIRIAPSILSADFARLGEEVRAIDEAGCDWVHVDVMDGHFVPNITIGPAVVKALRPHSAKPFDVHLMISPVDQFLEDFADAGADIISFHPEAGAHPHRTVQTIKSLGKMAGLVLNPATPLSALDYLIDDLDLILVMSVNPGFGGQSFIDTQLRKIEAIRKRIDETGKDIRLEADGGIDLTTAPKAIAAGADTLVAGTATFRGGPEQYAANISGLRGE; encoded by the coding sequence ATGTCCCACAACATCCGCATTGCGCCATCTATCCTGTCTGCTGATTTTGCGAGGCTTGGCGAAGAAGTGCGCGCCATTGATGAAGCGGGTTGTGACTGGGTTCATGTTGATGTGATGGACGGGCATTTTGTACCGAATATCACAATCGGCCCGGCGGTGGTAAAAGCGCTGCGACCGCACAGTGCAAAACCGTTTGACGTGCATTTGATGATTTCACCGGTCGATCAGTTTCTTGAGGATTTCGCTGACGCCGGCGCGGATATTATTTCTTTCCACCCTGAGGCAGGCGCGCATCCGCACCGCACCGTGCAGACAATCAAGTCGCTTGGAAAAATGGCAGGCTTGGTCTTAAACCCGGCGACACCGCTGAGCGCTTTGGATTATTTGATAGATGACCTCGACCTCATTCTCGTGATGAGCGTGAACCCGGGCTTTGGTGGGCAGAGCTTTATCGACACGCAATTGAGGAAAATCGAAGCGATCAGGAAACGTATTGACGAGACAGGCAAGGATATCCGGCTCGAAGCTGATGGGGGCATTGACTTGACCACCGCGCCAAAAGCAATTGCCGCCGGCGCGGATACATTGGTCGCTGGCACCGCGACCTTCCGTGGCGGCCCGGAGCAATATGCCGCCAATATCAGCGGCCTGAGGGGTGAATGA
- a CDS encoding heparinase II/III family protein, with translation MPPLTGLTHFDGTMGNWQGSGATAREQVAQVIEASGVRARPLRQARDWGYQRVSSGRSVLILDAAPPPIARMAVAGCASTLAFEFSNGDCRIITNCGGAGLVGATIPASLARGLRTTAAHSTLCIDDSNSTSILPDGKLGRGVNEVELFRRDVENATRLEANHDGYARRFGLNHKRLLLLRSDGLELRGEDMLIPDGRKRRRKKDDVQYALRFHLGPNIESDLISDGKGVLLRLEDGNLWQFRSTSSAIILEESVWVDGMGIPHEVRQMVISGSVGSGGGATGWLLKHMG, from the coding sequence GTGCCGCCGCTCACCGGGCTCACCCATTTTGATGGCACGATGGGCAATTGGCAAGGCAGCGGCGCAACGGCGCGGGAACAGGTGGCACAGGTTATCGAAGCCAGTGGTGTGCGGGCGCGGCCTCTGCGCCAGGCACGGGACTGGGGCTATCAGCGCGTGTCGTCCGGGCGCTCGGTGCTCATTCTCGACGCAGCACCGCCACCAATTGCGCGCATGGCAGTCGCGGGTTGCGCTTCCACTTTGGCCTTTGAGTTTTCCAATGGCGACTGCCGGATCATCACCAATTGCGGCGGCGCAGGGTTGGTCGGTGCGACGATTCCTGCCAGTCTTGCGCGTGGACTTCGCACAACGGCGGCTCACAGCACCCTGTGCATTGATGATAGCAACAGCACCTCGATCCTGCCCGATGGCAAGCTGGGTCGCGGTGTCAATGAAGTGGAATTGTTCCGCCGCGATGTTGAAAATGCGACCCGGCTGGAGGCCAATCACGACGGCTACGCGCGGCGCTTTGGCCTCAATCACAAGCGCCTGTTGCTGCTTCGCTCCGATGGTCTGGAGTTGCGCGGAGAGGACATGCTGATCCCCGATGGCCGCAAGCGCCGCCGCAAGAAGGATGATGTGCAATATGCACTGCGTTTCCATCTCGGACCGAATATCGAGAGCGATCTCATATCCGATGGCAAAGGCGTATTGCTGCGGCTGGAAGACGGCAATTTATGGCAATTCCGCTCGACCAGCAGCGCGATTATATTGGAAGAAAGTGTCTGGGTTGACGGCATGGGTATCCCCCACGAAGTCCGGCAAATGGTAATATCGGGATCAGTGGGCAGCGGCGGCGGGGCGACCGGCTGGCTGCTCAAACATATGGGTTAA
- the purH gene encoding bifunctional phosphoribosylaminoimidazolecarboxamide formyltransferase/IMP cyclohydrolase: MTENIQVKRALLSVSDKTGLAELGKQLAAMGVALISTGGTAKALRDAGLEVADISDVTNFPEMMDGRVKTLHPKVHGGLLARRDDAGHVASMKEHDIAGIDLVIVNLYPFAQTVAKGAERDEIIENIDIGGPSMVRSAAKNHDFVTIVTDAADYDTLLTELKEHGGATSLAFRKNMAAKAFAATATYDSMIAQWFGFADQGKMFPDTLPLTMSRPVELRYGENPHQMAALYLPNGPSASGIAQAKQLQGKALSYNNYNDADAALELVSEFRDSPPTVVIVKHANPCGVASADNILDAYKAALACDSVSAFGGIIAVNRPLDGAAAEAMTGIFTEVVCAPDADDDAKAIFAKKKNLRLLLTGELPDPKRGGMAFKSIAGGFLLQSRDNGHVSDDDLKCVTKRQPTEQEMADCLFAWTVAKHVKSNAIVYAKDGATAGVGAGQMNRLESARIAAWKAKDAAEKAGWSETRTIGSAVASDAFFPFADGLLAAVEAGATAVIQPGGSIRDDEVIAAADEAGLAMLFTGMRHFRH; the protein is encoded by the coding sequence ATGACGGAAAATATTCAGGTAAAACGCGCGCTTTTGTCGGTATCGGACAAGACTGGTCTGGCCGAACTGGGCAAGCAACTGGCGGCCATGGGCGTTGCGCTGATCTCGACCGGCGGCACGGCGAAGGCGTTGCGCGATGCGGGGCTTGAGGTCGCGGACATCAGCGATGTCACGAACTTTCCCGAAATGATGGATGGCCGGGTAAAAACCCTGCATCCCAAGGTCCACGGCGGCCTGCTGGCACGGCGCGATGATGCGGGTCATGTCGCTTCGATGAAGGAGCATGATATTGCCGGAATCGATCTGGTGATCGTCAATCTCTATCCCTTTGCCCAGACCGTGGCCAAGGGTGCGGAACGCGACGAGATTATCGAAAACATCGATATTGGCGGGCCAAGCATGGTGCGGAGCGCGGCGAAAAATCACGATTTCGTAACGATTGTAACTGATGCTGCCGATTACGATACATTACTTACTGAGCTCAAGGAACATGGCGGCGCGACCTCGCTGGCTTTTCGCAAAAACATGGCGGCCAAGGCTTTCGCTGCGACCGCGACCTACGACAGCATGATCGCGCAATGGTTTGGTTTTGCCGATCAGGGCAAGATGTTTCCGGACACATTGCCGCTGACGATGAGCCGCCCGGTTGAATTACGCTATGGTGAAAACCCGCACCAGATGGCGGCACTGTACCTGCCAAATGGCCCTTCCGCTTCAGGCATTGCGCAAGCAAAGCAACTGCAGGGCAAGGCGCTGAGTTACAATAATTACAACGATGCGGATGCTGCGCTCGAACTGGTCAGCGAATTTCGTGATAGCCCGCCAACCGTGGTAATCGTCAAGCACGCCAATCCGTGCGGCGTGGCAAGCGCGGATAATATTCTCGACGCCTATAAAGCGGCTCTGGCCTGCGACAGCGTGTCGGCTTTCGGCGGGATTATTGCCGTCAACCGGCCTCTCGATGGCGCGGCAGCCGAAGCGATGACCGGCATTTTCACAGAAGTCGTTTGCGCCCCCGACGCTGATGACGATGCCAAGGCGATTTTTGCGAAGAAAAAGAATTTGCGGCTGCTGCTAACAGGTGAACTGCCTGATCCGAAGCGTGGCGGCATGGCATTTAAATCCATCGCTGGTGGCTTCCTGCTCCAGTCCCGTGACAACGGGCATGTTTCTGACGATGATCTGAAATGCGTAACCAAACGCCAGCCGACAGAGCAGGAAATGGCCGATTGCCTGTTTGCCTGGACGGTCGCCAAGCACGTGAAATCAAACGCGATTGTTTACGCCAAAGACGGCGCGACAGCAGGCGTAGGCGCGGGCCAGATGAACCGGCTGGAATCCGCGCGCATCGCCGCCTGGAAAGCCAAGGATGCGGCAGAGAAAGCCGGTTGGAGCGAAACGCGCACCATTGGGTCTGCGGTGGCGTCTGATGCGTTCTTCCCGTTTGCCGATGGTTTGCTGGCGGCAGTTGAAGCAGGGGCAACGGCGGTTATTCAGCCCGGCGGATCTATCCGCGATGACGAGGTGATTGCGGCGGCGGATGAGGCTGGCTTAGCGATGCTGTTCACCGGTATGCGGCATTTCCGGCACTAG
- a CDS encoding YkvA family protein — translation MNIKLWTKNLKRDIIAIWIAARDGRTPFIAKIVAGATAAYALSPIDLIPDFIPLFGYLDDIIIVPLGIWLALRFIPDQLMAEFRETASSQSERPTSVYATVAIVAIWLACGILISVNLYSG, via the coding sequence GTGAATATCAAGCTTTGGACGAAAAACCTGAAGCGAGACATAATCGCAATATGGATTGCGGCCCGCGATGGACGGACCCCGTTCATCGCAAAAATCGTTGCAGGGGCAACGGCAGCATACGCACTTAGCCCAATCGACCTCATTCCCGATTTTATTCCCCTATTCGGATATCTTGATGACATCATAATCGTACCGCTAGGTATCTGGCTGGCCCTGCGTTTCATTCCGGACCAGCTGATGGCGGAGTTTCGTGAAACTGCATCCTCGCAATCAGAGCGACCGACCAGTGTTTATGCGACCGTCGCAATTGTTGCGATTTGGTTGGCTTGCGGGATTTTGATCTCCGTGAATCTATATAGCGGGTAA